One Pseudobdellovibrionaceae bacterium genomic window carries:
- a CDS encoding thiolase family protein, with translation MENVVIVAAKRTPVGSFQGALSALPAPRLGAAAIKGALAQAALQPGDVDELVFGEVLTAGVGQAPARQAALYAGLAPSVPCMTINKVCGSGLKAVMLGADSIRLGNANVVVAGGQENMSLAPHLLENSRTGYRMGPATVVDSMIKDGLWDPYNNWHMGTAAELCVKEYKVTREEQDAFAIDSYKKAQAATAAGHFKNEIAPVEIEGKKGVVKVETDEEPTKAMFDKMPGLRPAFDKDGTITAANASKINDGGAAIIMMSETEAKKRGTKPLAKIVASATFAQDPKWFTTAPVGAIKKALAQANLKVADIGLWEINEAFSVVTQVAMKELEIPADRVNVHGGAVAIGHPIGASGARILTTLVYALQTHNKQYGLATLCIGGGEAVALIIEKA, from the coding sequence ATGGAGAACGTCGTCATCGTCGCCGCTAAACGCACCCCCGTTGGAAGTTTTCAAGGAGCCCTGTCGGCTCTGCCCGCACCCCGTCTTGGTGCCGCCGCCATCAAAGGTGCCCTCGCCCAGGCCGCTCTGCAGCCCGGCGATGTGGATGAACTCGTCTTCGGTGAGGTCCTGACCGCCGGTGTCGGCCAAGCTCCGGCACGTCAAGCGGCTCTTTACGCCGGACTGGCCCCCTCGGTTCCCTGCATGACCATCAACAAAGTCTGCGGCTCGGGCCTGAAGGCCGTCATGCTCGGCGCGGACTCCATCCGCCTCGGCAACGCGAACGTCGTCGTCGCCGGCGGCCAAGAGAATATGAGCCTCGCCCCCCACTTGCTTGAAAACTCGCGCACCGGTTACCGCATGGGCCCCGCGACCGTCGTCGACTCGATGATCAAAGACGGTCTGTGGGATCCCTACAACAATTGGCATATGGGAACGGCGGCAGAACTTTGCGTGAAAGAGTACAAGGTCACGCGCGAAGAGCAAGACGCCTTCGCCATCGACTCTTACAAAAAGGCGCAAGCCGCGACCGCCGCTGGACATTTCAAAAATGAAATCGCGCCAGTTGAGATCGAGGGTAAAAAAGGCGTCGTGAAAGTCGAGACCGACGAAGAACCGACGAAAGCGATGTTCGATAAAATGCCCGGCCTTCGTCCCGCTTTCGACAAAGACGGAACCATCACCGCGGCCAACGCGTCGAAGATCAACGATGGCGGCGCCGCAATTATTATGATGAGCGAAACCGAAGCGAAAAAGCGCGGCACGAAGCCGCTGGCGAAGATCGTCGCTTCGGCCACCTTCGCGCAAGATCCGAAATGGTTCACCACGGCCCCCGTCGGCGCGATCAAAAAAGCGCTCGCGCAGGCCAACCTCAAGGTCGCGGACATCGGCCTGTGGGAGATCAACGAAGCCTTTAGCGTCGTCACGCAAGTGGCGATGAAAGAACTGGAAATCCCCGCCGACCGCGTGAACGTTCACGGCGGCGCGGTGGCGATCGGTCACCCGATCGGCGCTTCGGGCGCCCGTATCCTCACGACGCTCGTCTATGCCCTGCAGACGCACAACAAACAGTATGGCCTGGCGACCCTGTGTATCGGCGGCGGCGAAGCGGTCGCCCTCATCATCGAGAAGGCGTAA
- a CDS encoding CoA transferase subunit A: protein MTKHPKVFADAKSAIEGVKDGMTLVLGGFGLCGIPENAIKALRDLGAKNLTCVSNNAGVDDAGLGLLLQNRQIKKMVSSYVGENALFEQLYISGELEVEFCPQGTLAERMRAGGAGIPGFYTPTGVGTQVAEGKEVREFGGREYVLERGIVGDFAFVKAWKGDKFGNLIFRKTSRNFNPMAATAGKITVAEVEELVEIGELEPDQIHTPGVYVQRIFQASFEKRIEQRTVRS from the coding sequence ATGACGAAGCACCCGAAGGTCTTCGCCGACGCGAAGAGCGCGATCGAAGGCGTGAAAGACGGAATGACCCTGGTCCTGGGAGGCTTCGGCCTCTGCGGGATTCCGGAGAACGCCATCAAGGCGCTCCGCGACCTGGGCGCGAAAAACCTCACCTGCGTTTCCAATAACGCGGGCGTGGACGATGCGGGCCTCGGACTTCTGCTGCAAAATCGCCAAATTAAGAAAATGGTTTCAAGTTACGTCGGCGAGAACGCGCTTTTCGAACAGCTCTACATCTCGGGTGAGCTCGAGGTCGAGTTCTGCCCGCAAGGGACGCTGGCCGAGCGGATGCGCGCGGGCGGCGCCGGCATCCCCGGCTTCTACACGCCCACCGGTGTCGGCACCCAAGTCGCCGAAGGCAAAGAGGTCCGCGAATTCGGCGGGCGCGAGTACGTGCTCGAGCGCGGGATCGTCGGCGACTTCGCCTTCGTGAAGGCGTGGAAGGGCGACAAATTCGGAAACCTCATTTTCCGCAAGACCTCGCGTAACTTCAACCCGATGGCCGCGACGGCGGGTAAAATCACCGTGGCGGAAGTCGAAGAGCTGGTCGAAATCGGCGAGCTCGAACCCGACCAAATCCACACGCCGGGCGTTTACGTCCAGCGCATCTTCCAAGCCTCGTTCGAAAAACGCATCGAACAGCGGACCGTGAGGAGTTAG
- a CDS encoding CoA transferase subunit B, with protein sequence MPLTREQIAARIAKEVEPNFVVNLGIGIPTLVANYVASDKNVFFQSENGLLGVGPFPTESEVDADLINAGKQTVTALPGASFFSSADSFAMIRGGHVNLTILGAMQVDEMGNIANWMIPGKMVKGMGGAMDLVAGARRVIVAMQHTDKAGVSKLMKECDLPLTGRKCINKVVSDFGVLDITSEGFVLREYAPDLTPEKVKAATAGRCVIAPDCKPMVL encoded by the coding sequence ATGCCGTTGACCCGTGAACAAATCGCCGCCCGTATCGCCAAAGAGGTCGAACCCAACTTCGTCGTGAATCTCGGAATCGGCATCCCGACTCTCGTCGCGAACTACGTGGCCTCGGACAAGAACGTCTTCTTCCAAAGCGAAAACGGCCTGCTCGGAGTCGGCCCCTTTCCCACCGAAAGCGAAGTCGATGCCGATTTGATCAATGCCGGCAAACAGACCGTGACCGCGCTTCCGGGCGCGAGCTTCTTCTCGTCCGCCGATTCGTTCGCGATGATTCGTGGCGGGCACGTCAATCTGACCATCCTCGGTGCCATGCAGGTGGACGAGATGGGGAACATCGCGAACTGGATGATTCCCGGCAAAATGGTGAAGGGCATGGGCGGCGCGATGGACCTCGTCGCGGGCGCACGTCGCGTGATCGTGGCCATGCAGCACACCGATAAGGCGGGCGTATCGAAACTCATGAAAGAGTGCGACCTGCCGCTCACGGGCCGTAAGTGTATCAACAAGGTCGTCTCTGATTTCGGCGTCCTCGATATCACGAGCGAAGGCTTCGTCCTGCGCGAATACGCCCCCGACCTGACTCCCGAAAAGGTCAAGGCCGCGACCGCCGGTCGCTGCGTGATCGCTCCGGACTGCAAACCGATGGTGCTTTAG
- a CDS encoding Crp/Fnr family transcriptional regulator, whose amino-acid sequence MSGTRKIERDHYLFREGDAPDALYVVKSGKFNVVKTKQNSEIVLAEVGPGALVGEMAFFDNKPRSASVRATKDSEVIILPYKALHAQFATMPEWAKAIMRTVNEHLRAANKRIKEIEKATSDDEELFPPHQTNKLISILNLVGHKYGKPAEDGLVLPGGVLRNYTIQIFQEPTHKMQKLMNALSELKLMKVEDMGEGRQRICIYKAEILFGFVEWYNDWLFKQEKDRIHIKEDDLKLMNAVLHFARKLPKNEKGIVKLNVTDVQNDSMRELGYLVKVEDLLPLVEKKLISDQLMEATGVFSDVPIDELEKITPNWQIVYALKKVRK is encoded by the coding sequence ATGTCGGGGACCCGAAAAATCGAGCGCGATCACTACCTGTTTCGCGAAGGCGACGCGCCCGACGCGCTGTACGTCGTCAAAAGCGGTAAATTCAACGTCGTCAAAACCAAACAGAATTCCGAAATCGTGTTGGCCGAGGTCGGCCCCGGAGCGCTGGTCGGCGAGATGGCGTTCTTCGACAACAAACCTCGCTCCGCCAGCGTTCGCGCGACCAAGGACTCCGAAGTCATCATCCTTCCCTACAAAGCGCTGCACGCCCAGTTCGCGACCATGCCCGAGTGGGCGAAAGCGATCATGCGCACCGTGAACGAGCACCTGCGCGCCGCGAACAAACGCATCAAAGAGATCGAAAAGGCCACGTCCGACGACGAAGAGCTTTTCCCTCCCCACCAGACGAACAAACTGATTTCGATCTTAAATCTGGTCGGTCACAAGTACGGGAAGCCCGCCGAAGACGGCCTCGTTCTTCCCGGCGGCGTCCTGCGTAACTATACGATTCAGATCTTTCAAGAGCCCACGCACAAAATGCAGAAGCTCATGAATGCCCTCAGCGAGCTGAAACTCATGAAGGTCGAAGACATGGGCGAGGGCCGCCAACGGATTTGCATCTACAAGGCCGAAATTCTTTTCGGTTTTGTCGAGTGGTACAACGATTGGCTCTTCAAACAGGAAAAAGACCGCATCCACATCAAGGAAGATGACCTCAAGTTGATGAACGCGGTTCTTCACTTCGCCCGGAAGCTTCCGAAAAACGAAAAGGGCATCGTGAAGCTCAACGTGACGGATGTGCAGAACGATTCGATGCGTGAGCTCGGTTACCTCGTGAAGGTGGAAGACCTGCTTCCCCTCGTCGAGAAAAAACTCATCTCCGATCAGCTCATGGAGGCGACCGGCGTCTTCAGCGACGTCCCGATCGACGAACTCGAAAAGATCACGCCGAACTGGCAGATCGTTTACGCCCTCAAAAAAGTCCGCAAATAG
- the pyk gene encoding pyruvate kinase encodes MLADRRTKIVATIGPATRSPENLKKAIYAGMNVARLNFSHGTHEEHLEVIQSIRQLSKELQAPVTILQDLQGPKIRVGRFEGGGVQLDPGEVVTITMKPVLGKKGLIPSDFPELARSVREGSKILIDDGLMELRVLSPAAPGADEFTAEVLYGGYLKDRKGMNCPGVTLAVDALTPKDLKDLDFGLAQDVDYVALSFVRYPKDIRRVREIVEAAGKKTKICAKIEMIEAVENLEEIVRLSDAVMVARGDMAVEIGQSRMPGVQKQIIRVCNEMNKPVITATQMLDSMVENPRPTRAEITDVANAVLDGTDAVMLSAESASGKYPFKCIRTMHEIIREVEMGENYYKISLDREYLSVAASIGASASLSAFKIDAKVIVCLSTTGRTAQQISSFRPRARLIAVTDEFDVLNGLELTWGLQTLVIDPYKNIEDVLASVQRSLIENGLAKTGDKVVLTWGYPMASGSKTNSIHIYTLDNSSLSRRADLEIPLRCQTEMEF; translated from the coding sequence ATGCTTGCAGACCGCCGTACGAAAATCGTCGCCACCATTGGTCCCGCCACCCGTAGCCCCGAGAATTTGAAAAAGGCCATCTACGCCGGAATGAACGTGGCGCGCCTGAACTTCTCGCATGGCACCCACGAAGAACATCTGGAAGTCATCCAGTCGATCCGTCAGCTCTCGAAAGAGCTTCAGGCTCCCGTGACCATTCTGCAGGATCTGCAGGGACCGAAGATCCGCGTGGGGCGTTTCGAGGGCGGCGGCGTGCAGCTCGATCCGGGCGAGGTCGTCACCATCACGATGAAGCCCGTTCTGGGGAAGAAGGGGCTGATCCCTTCGGACTTCCCGGAGCTCGCGCGCAGCGTGCGCGAAGGTTCGAAAATCCTGATCGACGACGGCCTCATGGAGCTGAGGGTTCTTTCGCCGGCCGCGCCCGGAGCGGATGAATTCACGGCTGAAGTTCTTTACGGTGGATACCTGAAAGATCGCAAAGGCATGAACTGCCCGGGCGTCACCCTTGCGGTCGATGCGCTGACCCCCAAAGATCTGAAGGATTTGGATTTCGGCCTCGCGCAGGATGTGGATTACGTGGCGTTGAGCTTCGTCCGTTACCCGAAAGATATCCGGCGCGTGCGCGAGATCGTCGAAGCCGCGGGGAAGAAGACGAAGATCTGCGCGAAAATTGAAATGATCGAGGCGGTCGAGAATCTGGAAGAGATCGTCCGCTTGAGTGACGCCGTGATGGTCGCGCGTGGCGATATGGCCGTCGAAATCGGTCAAAGCCGCATGCCCGGCGTGCAAAAACAAATCATCCGCGTTTGCAACGAAATGAACAAGCCCGTGATCACGGCGACCCAGATGCTCGACTCGATGGTCGAAAATCCGCGACCCACGCGGGCCGAGATCACGGATGTCGCTAACGCGGTCCTGGACGGAACCGACGCGGTCATGCTTTCGGCGGAAAGCGCGAGCGGGAAGTATCCCTTCAAGTGTATTCGGACCATGCACGAAATCATTCGTGAAGTTGAAATGGGCGAGAACTACTACAAGATCTCTCTCGATCGGGAGTACCTGAGCGTCGCGGCGTCGATCGGCGCGAGCGCCTCGCTGAGCGCGTTCAAGATCGACGCGAAAGTGATCGTTTGCCTCTCGACCACGGGGCGGACCGCGCAGCAGATTTCGAGCTTCCGTCCGCGGGCGCGCTTGATCGCGGTGACCGATGAGTTCGACGTCTTGAACGGTCTGGAGCTCACGTGGGGACTGCAGACCCTCGTGATCGATCCGTACAAAAACATCGAAGATGTTTTGGCGAGCGTACAGCGCTCACTGATCGAAAACGGCCTGGCGAAGACGGGGGACAAGGTCGTGCTGACGTGGGGTTATCCGATGGCTTCGGGTTCGAAGACGAACTCGATCCACATTTACACGCTCGACAACTCGTCGCTCAGTCGGCGTGCCGATCTCGAGATCCCGCTCCGCTGCCAGACGGAAATGGAATTCTAA
- the bamD gene encoding outer membrane protein assembly factor BamD, producing the protein MLILSLTAAVLLVSGEAKVFLGEAGTVTSLEIESLRRDLKSSELRETLAREQIYDYQQSVLKTLAKDRGPKNWQELSLVSQARALASVEEVDLSASMLAAGKDEFNAGKYVIAAQKFLAVTEKYPASPSALEARFLRAESLYLSGQMDPCVEQIDEMMTQFPDHPMTGYLMLRLSQIMKSRSRTLEAREILQMIPLSFPKEVQLIEQARSLEGDIRIL; encoded by the coding sequence GTGCTGATCCTTTCTCTGACCGCGGCGGTCTTGCTGGTTTCGGGGGAAGCCAAAGTTTTTCTGGGTGAGGCCGGAACCGTCACGTCGCTCGAGATCGAGTCTCTGCGCCGCGATTTGAAGTCGTCGGAGTTGCGTGAAACGCTCGCGCGCGAACAGATCTACGATTACCAACAAAGCGTTCTGAAAACCCTTGCGAAAGACCGTGGTCCGAAGAACTGGCAAGAGCTGTCCCTGGTCAGTCAGGCCCGCGCGTTGGCGTCGGTCGAAGAGGTGGATCTCTCGGCGTCGATGCTCGCCGCCGGGAAAGATGAATTCAACGCGGGAAAATACGTGATCGCCGCGCAGAAATTCCTGGCCGTCACGGAAAAATATCCCGCGTCGCCGTCCGCCCTGGAGGCTCGCTTTCTGCGGGCGGAGAGCCTTTACCTTTCGGGACAAATGGATCCGTGCGTAGAGCAAATCGACGAGATGATGACGCAGTTTCCGGATCACCCGATGACCGGATATCTGATGCTGCGTCTGAGTCAGATCATGAAGAGCCGCAGCCGGACGCTCGAGGCGCGGGAAATTCTGCAGATGATTCCTCTCAGTTTCCCGAAGGAAGTGCAACTCATCGAGCAAGCTCGATCCCTGGAAGGGGATATCCGAATTCTATGA
- a CDS encoding HU family DNA-binding protein, producing MNKAQLIDKISQRTSMTKAQSEILIDATLEIIQKTVAKGEEVKLVGFGTFSRLHRKGRKGRNPKTGETVDIPGGKVPRFKPGKEFKSLMPSRERGD from the coding sequence ATGAACAAAGCGCAACTCATCGATAAGATCTCTCAGCGAACTTCAATGACCAAGGCTCAATCCGAAATCCTGATCGACGCGACTTTGGAGATCATCCAGAAGACCGTCGCGAAAGGTGAAGAAGTGAAGCTCGTCGGATTTGGCACGTTCAGCCGCCTGCATCGCAAAGGACGCAAGGGGCGCAACCCCAAAACCGGAGAAACCGTCGATATCCCCGGGGGCAAAGTCCCGCGCTTCAAGCCGGGTAAAGAGTTTAAGAGTTTGATGCCGTCGCGAGAGCGCGGGGACTGA
- a CDS encoding DUF4339 domain-containing protein, producing MSSEVRCWYLNQKGKATGPYAFSDLKSMAAQGSLKGHDLVFREGSAEWKRAYDWPELVQECFSDENRSSLSRLIKLPEEERAVEDQWVLLVREDGEKEVRFRQKGPFHTDEIRRMLVDEKIKPSDHIWKKGAARWVPLYDVPEFRVHNLKMTKAAEAALNQVASMPDLAQAHADPFAAMMPATPDQAGSAPVAASPAPVKPVEAQPDPVAPAKPAEAVKAAEPVVENVAKKTPAVRASIPSTAPEAEVPAKAPEAKAATKLPEDKIAAKTPEVKPDGATPDRQAIREWALGLVGKAQKEDLEAIAPGKAQVFSPEVTKTDHEISVVANPAPSPQSPSPQSLAKPTPEASNAPEPTLEPMPVDLSESTPAPVIASEPEVASTLVPILNFESVKEEPPVVAEAPPEASPILLDDDEPENFVVQALRATALREEAVAPAPVEAPVEVSSEALIQTPSPAPIEAQAEAPASREAESQEVVSLEEPVPDETPALAVEPEPAPAPVAIPVVAAASPVSVPEPTPASSEKTPSTEAPAPETPAVSASPSFSDELTPIPELPVAVPAVAPRPAFPQPTAPIATSPVTAAPTPSVAAASAVVPPVAGVEKAAMPIFATSPVVPDDGSAEEIINPARLSESYSFETKSTEAKSTSAKPAADKNKIPAASVPAAPMAPVASKAGTPAKTPAVAATAAGAVVNAAAVAKAPAGKEAAPGAEFTYDFEPPKTFFSKAAPFFGVMVIGIFGAGVWATLNTDKSVFQSSSSASQIPFVATNTSENSATEPIEVPPSAKTPPRPVPPVANPSAAAVHTQAQPAAAAAAVAEDEGPEMIVAEPPAVAVATPTPTPVPKAEPAAQQAAANPAGDFDGKNPIVRINTQNNFLEIMGPFRKGELLRIRIEGRAGQILDLPALVQKYEVRAVQDHYYRVSVKEARIPKGEYLVAVQFGMNRFSRGVGHGKDGGFREALQGHRKAISYDQQQERKRLLQATKDFAQLLAKAETSAKDAGAIKSLQRELDKKTPRELRLVRTNRYELIFFDYWEKLAAQWERVQVTMKDNPGRNPASVGEFSRARKMAASLENEVRSSSIWN from the coding sequence ATGTCCAGCGAAGTTCGCTGTTGGTATTTGAATCAGAAAGGCAAAGCGACCGGACCTTACGCTTTTTCCGATCTCAAATCCATGGCCGCGCAAGGCTCGCTGAAGGGGCACGACCTCGTATTTCGTGAAGGCTCCGCCGAGTGGAAGCGCGCTTACGATTGGCCCGAACTCGTGCAAGAGTGTTTCTCGGATGAGAACCGGTCCTCGCTTTCACGTTTGATCAAACTTCCGGAAGAAGAACGCGCCGTCGAAGATCAGTGGGTGCTTCTCGTTCGTGAAGACGGCGAGAAGGAAGTCCGCTTCCGTCAGAAGGGGCCTTTCCATACGGACGAAATCCGTCGCATGCTGGTCGACGAAAAAATCAAACCGAGCGATCACATCTGGAAAAAGGGCGCCGCACGTTGGGTCCCTTTGTATGACGTGCCCGAATTCCGCGTGCACAATTTGAAAATGACGAAGGCCGCCGAGGCGGCCTTGAATCAAGTGGCCTCGATGCCGGACCTGGCGCAGGCGCATGCGGATCCCTTCGCCGCCATGATGCCCGCGACTCCGGATCAGGCGGGGAGTGCGCCGGTGGCGGCCTCGCCCGCGCCGGTCAAACCTGTCGAAGCGCAACCGGACCCGGTCGCACCGGCCAAGCCCGCCGAAGCCGTGAAGGCTGCGGAGCCCGTCGTGGAAAACGTCGCCAAGAAGACCCCGGCCGTGCGCGCGTCGATTCCGTCGACGGCGCCCGAAGCCGAGGTCCCTGCGAAGGCGCCCGAAGCCAAGGCGGCGACGAAGTTGCCCGAAGATAAGATCGCGGCGAAGACTCCGGAAGTGAAGCCGGACGGCGCGACTCCGGATCGTCAAGCGATCCGCGAATGGGCGCTGGGTTTGGTCGGCAAGGCGCAGAAAGAAGATCTCGAGGCGATCGCTCCGGGAAAAGCGCAAGTTTTCTCTCCGGAAGTCACGAAGACCGATCACGAGATTTCGGTCGTCGCGAATCCCGCACCGTCCCCGCAAAGCCCTTCGCCGCAAAGTTTGGCGAAGCCGACGCCCGAAGCTTCCAATGCTCCGGAGCCGACGTTGGAGCCGATGCCCGTGGACCTCAGTGAGTCGACGCCCGCGCCGGTCATCGCAAGCGAGCCTGAAGTGGCGAGCACGCTTGTGCCCATTCTGAATTTCGAATCGGTGAAAGAAGAGCCTCCGGTTGTTGCCGAGGCGCCGCCAGAGGCCTCGCCGATCTTGTTGGACGACGATGAGCCTGAAAATTTCGTCGTTCAGGCTCTGCGCGCGACGGCCCTTCGGGAAGAGGCGGTCGCTCCCGCGCCGGTGGAGGCGCCGGTTGAAGTCTCGAGCGAAGCATTGATTCAAACACCGAGCCCCGCTCCCATTGAAGCTCAGGCGGAAGCGCCCGCTTCGCGCGAAGCGGAATCGCAAGAGGTCGTGAGTTTGGAGGAGCCGGTACCGGATGAGACTCCGGCGCTGGCCGTCGAGCCTGAACCCGCTCCCGCGCCTGTCGCCATCCCGGTGGTGGCGGCGGCGTCGCCGGTGTCTGTGCCTGAGCCGACGCCCGCGTCCTCGGAAAAGACTCCGTCGACGGAAGCTCCCGCGCCGGAAACTCCGGCGGTGAGTGCGTCGCCGTCTTTTTCGGATGAGCTCACGCCCATTCCGGAATTGCCGGTGGCTGTGCCAGCCGTCGCTCCGCGACCCGCTTTCCCCCAGCCGACGGCTCCGATCGCGACGTCTCCGGTGACCGCAGCTCCGACTCCTTCCGTGGCCGCGGCCTCGGCCGTCGTTCCGCCGGTGGCGGGAGTCGAGAAGGCGGCGATGCCGATCTTTGCGACGAGTCCCGTTGTTCCCGACGATGGAAGTGCGGAAGAGATCATCAATCCCGCTCGCCTGAGCGAAAGTTATTCTTTCGAAACGAAGTCGACTGAAGCGAAGTCGACGTCGGCAAAGCCCGCCGCGGATAAAAATAAAATTCCGGCCGCGAGCGTGCCGGCTGCGCCGATGGCGCCCGTGGCCTCGAAAGCGGGGACTCCCGCAAAAACGCCCGCGGTCGCCGCGACGGCGGCTGGAGCCGTCGTCAACGCGGCGGCGGTCGCGAAAGCTCCGGCCGGCAAAGAGGCCGCTCCGGGCGCCGAGTTCACTTACGATTTCGAGCCGCCCAAAACCTTCTTCAGCAAAGCCGCGCCTTTTTTTGGCGTCATGGTGATTGGGATCTTCGGTGCGGGAGTCTGGGCGACTTTGAACACCGATAAGTCGGTTTTCCAGTCGAGCTCCAGCGCGAGCCAAATTCCTTTCGTCGCGACGAACACGTCGGAGAATTCGGCGACGGAGCCGATCGAGGTCCCGCCGTCCGCGAAGACTCCGCCGCGCCCCGTGCCGCCCGTGGCGAATCCTTCGGCTGCGGCAGTGCATACGCAAGCGCAACCGGCCGCCGCGGCCGCGGCTGTTGCGGAAGATGAGGGTCCCGAAATGATCGTGGCGGAACCGCCGGCGGTCGCCGTCGCAACGCCGACCCCGACGCCGGTGCCGAAAGCGGAGCCCGCCGCGCAGCAGGCGGCCGCCAATCCCGCCGGCGACTTTGACGGAAAAAATCCGATCGTGCGGATCAATACGCAAAACAACTTCCTCGAGATCATGGGGCCGTTCCGCAAAGGTGAACTCTTGCGCATCCGGATCGAAGGTCGCGCCGGTCAAATCTTGGATCTGCCCGCGCTCGTGCAGAAGTACGAAGTGCGTGCGGTCCAGGATCATTACTATCGCGTGTCGGTGAAAGAAGCCCGGATACCCAAGGGTGAGTACTTGGTCGCGGTTCAGTTCGGTATGAATCGTTTCAGCCGGGGCGTGGGGCACGGTAAAGACGGCGGATTCCGCGAGGCGCTTCAAGGTCACCGCAAAGCGATCAGCTACGATCAGCAGCAGGAGCGTAAACGTCTTTTGCAGGCGACGAAGGACTTCGCGCAGTTGCTCGCCAAGGCGGAAACGTCGGCCAAAGATGCGGGCGCCATTAAATCCCTGCAACGTGAACTGGATAAGAAAACGCCCCGCGAGCTGCGTTTGGTGCGCACGAATCGCTACGAGCTGATTTTCTTCGACTACTGGGAGAAACTCGCGGCGCAGTGGGAGCGGGTTCAGGTCACGATGAAGGACAACCCGGGCCGGAATCCCGCCTCGGTAGGAGAGTTCAGTCGGGCACGCAAGATGGCGGCGTCACTGGAAAATGAAGTGCGTTCGTCTTCGATCTGGAACTGA
- a CDS encoding ChaN family lipoprotein, translating into MGTAPWIRIRQELYQQLQKHVQLLLGHEPADLSRYREDFEREFQKAWRPSTRDVLFQEIGTSDIILLADFHALAQSQRSQLRILKGLPKGLSLALAVEFFEARHQPLIDRYMAGDVTEKEFLKQIEWSRSWGFPFEHYRPLIRYAQKHRIPVYGLNRHFSERTGRTLKLRDDFAAERILEIRREDPARKVLVVYGDLHLASNHLPKSIEKQRGRKEILRVLSVFQNSEKIYFRLLEKEQELSVDVVRLSRDQFCIISIAPWVKWQNYLLFLEKHLDKELAGESVEYTDHVSRFVKVIATDFNLRISEGSFSVYTPDDDSFWPKLAERYSGKELKTFRDLILESKSFYVPELQVGFLARPSVNHAAQLAMSVIHAEISGWRAFPQATPEDFLKMIWLEAVQYFGSKLINPKRKTDTIQDLRAALASRSPLDMGEEALKIALHQRMKEVLFLTGQNSKLTPARPRRTASYREAARLLGGMLGEKLYTGFRKKLMSGDAVLRLFRRSVDGPGFTEFYFELLEIVEGLPEAFLSKSEKM; encoded by the coding sequence TTGGGCACGGCACCGTGGATACGCATCCGACAAGAACTCTACCAGCAGCTGCAAAAGCATGTGCAGTTGCTGCTTGGCCATGAGCCTGCGGATCTGAGCCGTTACCGCGAGGATTTCGAGAGAGAGTTCCAGAAGGCGTGGCGACCTTCGACGCGCGACGTTTTATTTCAAGAGATTGGGACTTCGGACATCATTCTTTTGGCCGACTTCCACGCGTTGGCGCAGAGCCAACGCAGTCAGTTGCGTATTTTAAAGGGGCTGCCGAAAGGGTTATCCTTGGCTTTGGCGGTGGAGTTCTTCGAAGCTCGGCACCAACCGCTGATCGACCGTTACATGGCTGGCGACGTGACGGAAAAGGAATTTTTAAAACAGATCGAGTGGTCGCGCAGCTGGGGATTCCCCTTCGAGCATTATCGCCCCTTGATTCGTTATGCGCAGAAGCATCGCATCCCGGTCTACGGTTTGAACCGCCATTTCAGTGAGCGGACCGGGCGAACTTTGAAGTTACGCGACGACTTCGCCGCCGAAAGGATCTTAGAGATTCGACGCGAGGATCCCGCACGCAAGGTTCTGGTGGTCTACGGAGACTTGCATTTGGCTTCGAATCACTTGCCGAAAAGCATTGAAAAACAGCGCGGCCGCAAAGAAATTCTACGCGTCTTGTCCGTGTTCCAAAACAGCGAAAAAATCTACTTCCGACTGCTGGAAAAAGAACAGGAACTTTCGGTCGATGTCGTGCGTTTAAGTCGCGATCAATTCTGCATCATCTCGATCGCGCCATGGGTGAAGTGGCAAAACTATCTGCTGTTTCTAGAAAAGCATCTGGATAAGGAACTCGCGGGGGAGTCGGTGGAGTACACCGATCACGTCAGCCGGTTCGTGAAAGTGATCGCGACGGATTTCAACCTGCGGATCAGCGAAGGGAGCTTTTCGGTTTACACTCCCGATGACGATTCGTTCTGGCCGAAGTTGGCCGAGCGCTACTCGGGTAAAGAGCTGAAGACGTTCCGTGACCTCATTCTCGAGTCGAAAAGTTTCTACGTGCCGGAGCTACAAGTTGGGTTTTTGGCGCGGCCCTCGGTCAATCACGCCGCCCAGCTGGCGATGTCGGTGATCCATGCGGAAATTTCCGGTTGGCGAGCGTTCCCCCAAGCGACGCCCGAGGATTTTTTGAAGATGATCTGGCTCGAGGCGGTTCAGTACTTCGGATCGAAGTTGATCAACCCGAAGCGCAAGACCGACACGATCCAGGACCTTCGTGCAGCCCTCGCTTCGCGGAGTCCTTTGGATATGGGGGAAGAGGCTTTGAAAATTGCGCTTCATCAGCGGATGAAAGAGGTCCTGTTCTTGACCGGTCAAAACTCCAAATTGACTCCCGCGCGTCCGCGAAGGACCGCGTCTTACCGCGAAGCCGCGCGGCTTCTGGGCGGAATGCTGGGTGAAAAGCTCTATACCGGCTTTCGCAAGAAGCTGATGAGCGGGGACGCGGTTTTAAGGCTGTTCCGTCGCTCCGTCGATGGTCCAGGTTTTACGGAGTTCTACTTCGAACTTCTCGAGATCGTTGAGGGTCTTCCGGAAGCTTTTCTTTCGAAATCCGAAAAAATGTGA